One segment of Fervidobacterium sp. DNA contains the following:
- a CDS encoding carbohydrate ABC transporter permease — MSKYQLSILKKMNFYVLSTIVVILWMTPFLITFFTAFKSMDEIFMNPNVWTPPSKWNFENFKIAWYESRMSRYFVNTLIVAGMSTAGALFLSSLSAFALSWYDFKLKRFLIILFVTGMLIPFQMLLIPVYSFSIKVGLYDKLIGVILFHIAFQIGFCTFFLRNFMITIPVSLFEAAKIDGANDFTIYWKIILPLLKPAIAALGILEFTWIWNDYLWSLILLQNDVKKTVTIGLTSLQGQWISSWNIIAAGSIIAAVVPIIVFVIFQRYFIQGLTMGSVKG; from the coding sequence ATGAGTAAATACCAACTTAGCATCTTGAAAAAGATGAATTTCTACGTTCTGTCAACCATAGTTGTTATATTATGGATGACTCCTTTTTTAATTACTTTTTTCACAGCCTTTAAAAGTATGGATGAAATATTCATGAACCCAAATGTGTGGACTCCACCCTCGAAATGGAATTTTGAAAATTTCAAAATAGCTTGGTATGAAAGTAGAATGTCACGATATTTTGTGAATACACTTATTGTTGCTGGAATGTCAACAGCTGGCGCTTTGTTCTTGTCAAGTTTAAGTGCCTTTGCTCTCTCATGGTATGATTTCAAATTAAAAAGATTTTTGATAATACTCTTTGTAACAGGAATGCTTATACCATTCCAAATGCTTTTAATCCCAGTGTACAGTTTCTCAATCAAAGTGGGGCTGTATGACAAGCTCATTGGTGTAATTCTCTTTCATATAGCTTTCCAGATTGGTTTTTGCACATTCTTTTTAAGAAATTTCATGATAACAATTCCCGTAAGCCTCTTTGAAGCAGCAAAGATAGACGGAGCAAATGATTTTACAATCTATTGGAAGATAATACTTCCCTTACTTAAACCTGCCATTGCTGCACTTGGAATACTTGAATTTACTTGGATTTGGAACGATTACCTTTGGTCTTTGATTCTGCTACAAAACGACGTTAAGAAAACAGTTACCATAGGTTTGACATCCTTACAAGGTCAGTGGATTAGCAGCTGGAATATTATAGCTGCAGGGTCTATAATAGCAGCGGTAGTACCAATAATTGTATTTGTAATATTCCAAAGATACTTTATACAAGGATTAACTATGGGAAGTGTTAAAGGATAG
- a CDS encoding NADH-dependent [FeFe] hydrogenase, group A6, producing MVTVYINDKPYEVQENKTVLEVAWELGYKIPTLCHHPELEPIGACRICVVEIEGARTLQPACTTKVSDGMKIRTNTERVEKAVKFNLSLIMANHPHECMYCEADGRCELQKLVHTYDIEPIFGVNVALEKEVDVSSPSINRDLSKCIKCQRCVRVCSEIQGMNIYSMVDRGYESLPETEFGIPVYETNCISCGQCAYLCPVGAIYETPDWKKVLKMLNNKQPGKIYVAQTAPSVRVAIGEELGMEPGTISTGKMVAALRRLGFDYVFDTNFAADLTIMEEGYELIHRLQNGGKFPMFTSCCPGWVNEMEKEWPELKEHLSTAKSPQQMMSSVVKTYFAEKIGVKPEDIIMVSVMPCTAKKDEITRPQQLVDGIKVTDYVITTRELGKLIKLKGIPFVNLPEEHYDNPLGTSTGAAALFGVTGGVMEAALRTAYEVVTGERLPKLVFDSVRGLDGVREAEINLKGKKIKVAIAHGMANVKKLLAEMKEGKRYYDFVEIMACYGGCIGGGGQPKNLDADILKKRASAIYSIDEMSVLRRSHENPDIIKLYEEFLEKPNSHKAHHLLHTHYTNRSKAARKAKKQEEKVN from the coding sequence ATGGTAACTGTTTACATCAACGACAAACCTTACGAAGTTCAAGAAAATAAAACTGTTCTTGAAGTAGCTTGGGAGCTTGGCTACAAAATTCCAACACTCTGTCATCATCCGGAGCTTGAACCAATTGGTGCATGTAGAATATGCGTTGTAGAAATTGAAGGAGCAAGAACACTTCAGCCTGCTTGTACAACGAAGGTTTCAGATGGTATGAAGATTAGAACAAATACAGAAAGAGTTGAAAAAGCAGTAAAGTTCAATCTTTCTTTAATTATGGCAAACCATCCACATGAATGTATGTACTGTGAAGCTGATGGTAGATGTGAACTCCAAAAGTTAGTGCACACGTACGATATTGAGCCCATTTTTGGTGTGAATGTCGCTCTTGAAAAAGAAGTTGATGTCAGTAGTCCATCGATAAATAGGGACCTTTCAAAATGCATAAAATGTCAAAGATGTGTGAGGGTGTGTAGTGAAATACAAGGAATGAATATATATTCAATGGTGGATAGAGGTTATGAATCTTTACCAGAAACCGAATTTGGTATTCCCGTTTATGAAACAAATTGTATAAGTTGTGGTCAGTGTGCTTATTTATGTCCCGTTGGCGCAATATATGAAACACCAGATTGGAAAAAGGTACTCAAGATGCTTAACAACAAACAACCTGGAAAAATTTACGTGGCACAAACTGCACCTTCTGTACGTGTAGCAATAGGCGAAGAGTTGGGTATGGAACCAGGAACAATTAGTACCGGAAAAATGGTTGCTGCTCTGAGAAGATTAGGTTTTGATTACGTATTTGACACAAACTTCGCGGCTGATCTTACCATTATGGAAGAAGGTTACGAACTTATCCATAGATTGCAAAATGGTGGGAAGTTCCCAATGTTTACTTCTTGTTGCCCTGGCTGGGTAAATGAGATGGAAAAAGAATGGCCCGAATTGAAAGAGCACCTTTCCACAGCAAAATCACCTCAACAAATGATGAGCAGCGTTGTAAAGACTTATTTTGCCGAAAAGATTGGAGTGAAACCAGAGGATATAATAATGGTTTCAGTAATGCCATGTACAGCTAAGAAAGACGAAATTACAAGACCTCAACAGCTTGTTGACGGTATTAAAGTAACCGATTATGTAATTACAACGAGAGAACTTGGAAAATTAATAAAGCTCAAGGGGATTCCATTTGTGAATTTACCGGAAGAGCATTACGATAATCCACTTGGAACATCAACAGGTGCAGCAGCATTATTTGGTGTTACAGGTGGTGTTATGGAAGCAGCGCTTAGAACGGCATACGAAGTAGTCACAGGTGAAAGACTACCAAAGCTTGTCTTTGATTCTGTTAGAGGACTTGACGGAGTTAGGGAAGCAGAGATTAATCTAAAAGGTAAGAAGATAAAAGTAGCAATAGCGCACGGTATGGCAAATGTCAAAAAATTACTTGCTGAGATGAAAGAGGGAAAAAGGTATTACGACTTTGTCGAGATAATGGCATGTTACGGTGGTTGTATAGGTGGTGGCGGACAGCCAAAGAATCTTGATGCCGATATTCTCAAAAAACGCGCTTCAGCTATCTATAGCATAGACGAAATGAGTGTTCTGAGAAGATCACATGAAAATCCAGATATAATAAAACTTTACGAAGAATTCTTGGAAAAACCAAACAGCCACAAAGCTCACCATTTGCTGCACACGCACTACACAAACAGATCGAAAGCTGCAAGAAAGGCAAAGAAACAAGAAGAGAAAGTAAATTAA
- a CDS encoding HAD-IIA family hydrolase, whose protein sequence is MEKLYKDVLELKQGAIERIKRCSLFILDIDGTFYLSGKPFEGSKKFVDTMNQLGRKFIFLTNNSNRTIDSYVEEFKNIGFDLKKEQFITAGVATAEYLLEEFGPSKVYLVGTDDMKKEFERVGHSVVETDPSIVVVTFDKTLTYEKIKKATKFVSEGALFVVTNPDLNCPSDEGPLPDAGAIASVIRKASGVYPNITFGKPEPKLLEMIMRHYNITPNETCMVGDRLYTDILAGIQAGTWTILVLTGEATKEQAEKSPIKPHLIVPDIGFIADIITS, encoded by the coding sequence TTGGAAAAGCTGTATAAAGATGTCTTAGAACTGAAACAAGGTGCAATTGAAAGAATAAAGAGATGCTCACTTTTTATACTTGATATTGACGGTACATTTTATTTGAGTGGAAAGCCTTTCGAAGGTTCAAAAAAATTTGTTGATACTATGAATCAGCTTGGCAGAAAATTTATCTTTCTGACAAACAATTCAAACAGGACAATTGATAGTTACGTTGAAGAATTTAAGAATATTGGTTTTGACCTAAAAAAAGAGCAATTTATCACAGCAGGTGTAGCAACCGCTGAGTACTTACTTGAAGAATTTGGACCAAGTAAAGTTTACCTCGTAGGCACGGATGATATGAAGAAAGAATTTGAACGCGTTGGGCATAGTGTTGTTGAAACTGATCCCTCAATAGTAGTAGTAACATTTGACAAGACTTTGACGTACGAAAAGATAAAGAAGGCTACAAAGTTCGTTTCAGAAGGTGCACTTTTTGTTGTAACAAACCCAGATCTGAACTGTCCATCTGATGAAGGTCCCCTTCCTGATGCTGGAGCAATAGCATCTGTAATTAGAAAAGCTTCTGGAGTTTATCCAAACATAACATTTGGCAAACCTGAACCGAAGTTGTTAGAAATGATAATGAGACATTACAACATAACACCAAATGAAACTTGCATGGTGGGTGACCGGCTTTATACGGATATATTAGCTGGCATACAAGCAGGCACTTGGACCATACTTGTCTTGACAGGGGAAGCTACAAAAGAACAGGCGGAAAAAAGTCCAATCAAGCCACATTTAATAGTACCAGACATAGGTTTTATAGCTGATATTATAACAAGTTGA
- a CDS encoding sigma-70 family RNA polymerase sigma factor — protein sequence MIKYSLRSKPVEKLVELAQSGLSEAVDLIIEKYYPMVVRIASQFYAPWAEFDDIVQNGLIGLIKAIFYYEEGKSSFTTFAWRSIESEIKTFITYQNRKKNKMLSESTSMDSVFDDVEDEQIDYFVEDTATNTNVVRQTILSMIHEEILSILNEEETQIFELWLDGYSYKEIEERVGVNFKKVDNTVQKVKKLVRSKLSVSIMPFLEG from the coding sequence ATGATAAAGTACTCTTTGAGAAGTAAACCTGTCGAAAAATTAGTCGAGCTTGCGCAAAGTGGTTTAAGTGAAGCCGTTGATCTAATAATTGAAAAATACTATCCTATGGTTGTGAGAATAGCCTCACAATTTTATGCACCTTGGGCAGAATTTGATGACATTGTACAAAATGGTTTAATTGGGCTGATAAAAGCCATATTCTATTATGAAGAAGGTAAAAGCTCATTTACTACATTTGCTTGGAGAAGTATAGAATCAGAGATAAAAACATTCATCACGTACCAAAACAGAAAGAAAAACAAAATGCTTTCCGAATCAACAAGCATGGATTCGGTATTCGACGATGTAGAAGACGAGCAAATAGACTACTTTGTAGAAGATACCGCCACCAATACCAACGTCGTGAGACAAACTATACTAAGTATGATACACGAAGAAATCCTTTCAATTTTAAATGAAGAAGAAACACAAATTTTTGAATTGTGGCTTGATGGATACAGCTACAAAGAAATCGAAGAACGTGTTGGTGTGAACTTTAAAAAAGTTGATAACACAGTACAGAAAGTGAAAAAATTAGTACGAAGTAAATTGAGCGTTTCAATAATGCCGTTCCTAGAAGGTTGA
- a CDS encoding HAD-IIIA family hydrolase has product MNPDQKVDSLKDIDFDKLIDLGKDVFLFDFDNTINTWRSEMIPEHVKEIFRYLKSKGAIVVIVSNGKRRIINEDVFVIWRAMKPFPFKVLKKLSKVIKSRKNVVVIGDQIFTDVLFGKLIGAYTIKVKPIDTDKEFVLTKLLRFLEKLFKLH; this is encoded by the coding sequence TTGAATCCAGACCAAAAAGTCGATAGTTTAAAAGACATAGATTTCGATAAACTTATAGATCTTGGAAAAGACGTCTTTTTATTCGACTTTGACAACACGATTAACACTTGGAGATCTGAAATGATACCTGAGCACGTTAAAGAAATCTTTAGATATTTAAAGAGTAAAGGCGCGATCGTCGTGATCGTATCAAACGGCAAGCGTAGGATTATAAACGAAGATGTATTTGTAATTTGGCGTGCGATGAAACCATTTCCGTTCAAAGTCCTAAAAAAATTGTCCAAAGTAATAAAATCAAGAAAGAATGTTGTTGTAATTGGTGACCAAATCTTTACCGACGTTTTATTTGGAAAACTAATAGGTGCTTACACAATAAAAGTCAAACCTATTGACACAGACAAAGAGTTTGTTTTAACCAAACTTCTAAGATTTTTGGAAAAACTTTTCAAACTACATTAA
- a CDS encoding carboxypeptidase M32 — protein MKELINYYKKAARFSSALSLLYWDMQTYMPKDAGLYRAAVISEVSTYTFKLLTDDTLGKMLEEAQPTNEIEEAIIRVGRKDYDTNKKIPPELYEELSKLTAISEQEWQKAKSNGDFSKVESYLEKIVELNKKIAELIGYKEEPYNAFLDLFEPGMTAKELEKIFEPLKKFTFEVLEKIENSDNKKYDLNIKVDIKRQKDFNEWLIDYLKYDRTKGRLDVSTHPFTNPVGINDVRITTRYIEESVKDSIFSTLHEFGHALYALSIPEEFHGLPIGSSASYGFDESQSRFWENTLGRSLAFWKGIYKEFIEKFPEFNGYSVEDLWRIVNQVERSYIRTEADEITYNLHIIIRFEIERGLINGEIKVSNIPEIWNDKFEKYVGLKVPNNTLGCMQDPHWYGGSFGYFPTYSLGNLYAAQIYEKLKQDVNFEDLVENGDFEPVKVWLREKIYSKGRIYEPKELMKIVTGCEPTPEPFMNYIREKYSKVYNINF, from the coding sequence GTGAAAGAACTTATAAACTATTACAAGAAGGCAGCAAGATTTTCAAGTGCTTTATCTTTACTTTATTGGGACATGCAGACATACATGCCCAAAGATGCAGGTTTATACCGTGCAGCTGTGATTTCTGAAGTGAGCACTTACACCTTTAAATTATTAACAGACGATACGCTTGGTAAAATGTTAGAAGAAGCACAACCAACTAACGAAATTGAAGAAGCGATTATAAGAGTGGGTAGAAAGGATTATGATACAAACAAAAAAATTCCACCTGAATTGTACGAAGAATTATCGAAGCTTACAGCAATATCGGAACAAGAATGGCAAAAAGCAAAATCTAATGGAGATTTTTCGAAAGTCGAATCTTATCTTGAAAAAATAGTGGAACTAAACAAAAAAATAGCAGAACTCATAGGATACAAAGAAGAACCATACAACGCTTTTTTAGATCTATTCGAACCAGGAATGACTGCAAAAGAACTTGAAAAAATTTTCGAACCACTTAAAAAATTCACATTCGAGGTCCTAGAAAAAATAGAAAATTCAGATAACAAAAAATACGATCTTAACATTAAAGTTGACATAAAAAGGCAAAAAGATTTTAATGAGTGGCTAATAGATTATCTAAAATATGATAGAACTAAAGGTCGTCTTGACGTATCAACCCATCCTTTCACAAATCCAGTAGGAATCAACGATGTGAGAATAACAACAAGATACATCGAAGAAAGTGTAAAAGATTCTATATTTTCCACTTTGCACGAATTCGGACACGCATTATATGCACTCTCAATTCCCGAAGAATTTCATGGGTTACCAATTGGCTCGAGCGCATCTTATGGGTTTGACGAGAGTCAATCACGCTTTTGGGAGAACACACTTGGAAGAAGTCTTGCCTTTTGGAAAGGAATATACAAAGAATTTATTGAGAAATTTCCTGAATTCAACGGTTATAGTGTAGAAGACCTTTGGCGAATCGTAAATCAAGTTGAACGCTCTTACATACGCACAGAAGCAGATGAAATAACTTATAACCTCCACATAATAATCAGATTCGAAATAGAGCGAGGTTTGATAAATGGTGAAATAAAGGTAAGTAACATACCAGAAATATGGAATGATAAATTCGAAAAATACGTCGGTTTGAAAGTACCAAACAATACATTGGGCTGCATGCAAGATCCTCACTGGTACGGTGGTTCATTTGGATATTTCCCAACCTACTCGCTTGGGAATTTATATGCAGCTCAAATTTATGAAAAACTAAAACAGGATGTTAACTTCGAAGATCTTGTCGAAAACGGTGATTTTGAACCTGTAAAAGTATGGCTAAGAGAAAAAATATACTCCAAAGGCAGAATCTATGAGCCAAAAGAATTAATGAAAATAGTTACAGGATGTGAACCAACACCCGAACCATTTATGAATTATATCAGAGAAAAATATTCAAAAGTTTACAATATAAACTTCTAA
- a CDS encoding FAD-dependent oxidoreductase has protein sequence MKVVVIGCTHAGTAFVTTAKKLYKDDVDIVVFERNDTISFLSCGIALHVGGVVKDPMKLFYSSPESLSSIGARTKMRHEVVDINVDQKFIIAKNLETGEVIKENFDKMLISSGSWPIIPNVEGVELEGIKLSKNFYHAKDIVNSSKHAKKVTIVGAGYIGVELAEAFKHTGKDVTLIDISDRILSKYLDVEFTDILERELTENGVKLVLNEKVVAFEGKDGRVKRVITEKNSYDTDLVILAVGFKPNTDLFKGKVEMLPNGAILVDKYLHTSEANIFAAGDSAAVWFNPLASYEYIPLATNAVRMGTIAAYNLFENNIPYKGTQGTSGVKVFSYNVATTGLTETWAKEKGIPAKSVFSIENNKPEFMPEYEAVLVKIVFRTDNGQIIGGQVMSKADVTESANTLSIAIQNQMTITDLAFSDFFFQPYFNKPWNFLNTVALKGLQET, from the coding sequence ATGAAAGTTGTTGTTATAGGATGTACACATGCAGGAACAGCCTTTGTAACGACTGCAAAGAAGTTGTATAAAGATGATGTTGATATAGTAGTTTTTGAAAGAAATGATACCATTTCGTTTCTCTCATGTGGTATTGCACTACATGTTGGCGGGGTTGTAAAAGATCCTATGAAGCTTTTTTACTCTTCTCCAGAATCTTTATCGAGTATCGGTGCTAGGACTAAGATGAGACATGAAGTTGTTGACATAAACGTTGATCAAAAGTTTATTATAGCAAAAAACCTTGAAACTGGAGAAGTGATAAAAGAAAATTTCGATAAGATGCTCATAAGTTCCGGTTCTTGGCCCATTATTCCAAACGTAGAAGGTGTGGAGCTGGAGGGTATAAAGTTATCCAAAAACTTCTATCATGCAAAAGATATCGTTAATTCTTCAAAACATGCAAAGAAAGTTACAATTGTTGGTGCAGGGTACATAGGTGTCGAACTTGCAGAAGCTTTTAAGCATACTGGAAAAGATGTAACTTTGATAGATATATCCGACAGAATACTCTCAAAATATCTTGATGTTGAATTCACGGATATACTTGAGCGAGAGTTAACAGAAAACGGTGTAAAGTTGGTGCTTAATGAAAAAGTGGTAGCATTTGAGGGCAAAGATGGTAGAGTTAAACGTGTTATTACCGAAAAAAATTCATATGATACAGACTTGGTGATACTTGCCGTAGGATTTAAACCAAATACTGATTTGTTCAAAGGTAAGGTAGAGATGTTGCCAAACGGTGCGATATTAGTTGACAAATATTTGCATACATCGGAAGCAAATATTTTTGCCGCAGGTGACAGTGCAGCTGTTTGGTTCAATCCGTTAGCATCGTACGAATACATACCACTTGCAACGAACGCGGTGAGAATGGGAACAATAGCTGCATACAATCTTTTCGAGAACAACATTCCATACAAAGGAACACAAGGCACGTCCGGTGTAAAGGTTTTTTCCTACAACGTAGCAACAACCGGACTAACAGAAACCTGGGCAAAAGAAAAGGGAATTCCAGCCAAAAGTGTATTCTCAATTGAAAATAACAAACCAGAATTCATGCCCGAATACGAAGCCGTCTTAGTAAAAATAGTCTTTAGAACCGATAATGGTCAAATTATTGGTGGTCAAGTCATGTCAAAAGCCGATGTTACAGAAAGTGCAAATACACTATCAATAGCAATACAAAACCAAATGACAATAACAGACCTTGCATTTTCCGATTTCTTCTTCCAACCATATTTTAATAAACCATGGAACTTTTTAAACACCGTAGCGTTAAAAGGATTACAAGAAACTTAA